The Macrotis lagotis isolate mMagLag1 chromosome 6, bilby.v1.9.chrom.fasta, whole genome shotgun sequence genome includes a window with the following:
- the LOC141491837 gene encoding rho GDP-dissociation inhibitor 1-like isoform X1, whose product MVEQEPTAEQLAQIAAVNEEDENSIRYKPPAQKSIQEIQELDKDDESLRKYKEALLGSVTVSADPNTPNVIETRLTLVRSTAPGPLELDLTGDLESFKKQSLVLKEGEEYRIKISLQVNREIVSGMKYIQHTYRKGIETDKTDYMVDSYGPRAEEYEFLTPVEGAPKGMLARGSCNIKSRFTEDDKTDHLSWEWNLTIKKEWKD is encoded by the coding sequence ATGGTAGAACAAGAGCCTACCGCAGAGCAGTTAGCTCAGATTGCAGCTGTGAATGAGGAGGATGAAAACTCCATCAGGTATAAGCCCCCAGCACAGAAGAGCATCCAGGAGATTCAGGAGCTGGACAAAGATGATGAGAGCCTTCGGAAGTATAAAGAGGCCCTGTTGGGCAGTGTGACTGTTTCTGCTGATCCCAATACTCCTAATGTCATTGAGACGCGCCTGACCCTGGTGCGCAGCACTGCGCCTGGTCCCTTGGAGCTAGATCTGACCGGCGACCTGGAGAGTTTCAAGAAGCAGTCATTGGTGCTGAAGGAGGGTGAGGAGTACCGGATAAAAATATCTTTGCAGGTGAATAGGGAGATCGTGTCAGGCATGAAGTACATCCAGCACACTTACAGAAAAGGCATCGAGACTGACAAAACTGACTACATGGTAGACAGTTATGGGCCTCGAGCAGAAGAATATGAGTTCCTCACCCCTGTAGAGGGGGCTCCCAAAGGCATGCTTGCTCGTGGCAGCTGCAACATCAAGTCTCGTTTCACAGAGGATGACAAAACGGATCACCTCTCATGGGAGTGGAACCTCACTATCAAAAAGGAATGGAAGGACTGA
- the LOC141491837 gene encoding rho GDP-dissociation inhibitor 1-like isoform X2, producing MVEQEPTAEQLAQIAAVNEEDENSIRYKPPAQKSIQEIQELDKDDESLRKYKEALLGSVTVSADPNTPNVIETRLTLVRSTAPGPLELDLTGDLESFKKQSLVLKEGEEYRIKISLQVNREIVSGMKYIQHTYRKGIETDKTDYMDDKTDHLSWEWNLTIKKEWKD from the exons ATGGTAGAACAAGAGCCTACCGCAGAGCAGTTAGCTCAGATTGCAGCTGTGAATGAGGAGGATGAAAACTCCATCAGGTATAAGCCCCCAGCACAGAAGAGCATCCAGGAGATTCAGGAGCTGGACAAAGATGATGAGAGCCTTCGGAAGTATAAAGAGGCCCTGTTGGGCAGTGTGACTGTTTCTGCTGATCCCAATACTCCTAATGTCATTGAGACGCGCCTGACCCTGGTGCGCAGCACTGCGCCTGGTCCCTTGGAGCTAGATCTGACCGGCGACCTGGAGAGTTTCAAGAAGCAGTCATTGGTGCTGAAGGAGGGTGAGGAGTACCGGATAAAAATATCTTTGCAGGTGAATAGGGAGATCGTGTCAGGCATGAAGTACATCCAGCACACTTACAGAAAAGGCATCGAGACTGACAAAACTGACTACATG GATGACAAAACGGATCACCTCTCATGGGAGTGGAACCTCACTATCAAAAAGGAATGGAAGGACTGA